In Erpetoichthys calabaricus chromosome 4, fErpCal1.3, whole genome shotgun sequence, one genomic interval encodes:
- the chst7 gene encoding carbohydrate sulfotransferase 7, giving the protein MKRRLQKRYLVLIVGYSVVLLFIPYMLDYSSKTRQLKSALHRQRCPDLVGSFGLWNMLEGKGVNESEFPESSSNRSSSSGKTHIYLHATWRTGSSFLGELFNQHPDVFYLYEPMWHMWQALYPGDAESLQGALRDMMSSLFRCDFSVLRLYSSNKNLTASGLFGWKNNKVICSEPLCSAYQRDTIGLIDGTLCERCKGTELQRLEQECKKYPVVVIKDVRVLDLGVLAPLMRDPELNLQVIQIFRDPRAVHNSRLKSKQALVRESIQVLRSRKRADKRLLVPSRSQRAESYVSSAMEVICDSWLGDILLVRSAPDWVRKNYLSLRYEDMVLHPVRELHRLYHFSGLRNVPAMEDFVLNMTRGVGYSSEKPFMISSRDAREAIYAWRERLSTEQVSQVEAYCHEVMRLLAYQQMNGDKT; this is encoded by the coding sequence ATGAAGAGAAGGCTGCAGAAGCGCTATCTTGTCTTAATCGTCGGCTACTCCGTAGTACTGCTTTTCATTCCCTACATGTTGGACTACAGCAGCAAGACGCGACAGTTAAAGTCTGCCCTGCATCGCCAGAGATGCCCCGATCTTGTGGGCTCCTTTGGTCTGTGGAATATGTTGGAGGGCAAAGGAGTCAACGAAAGCGAGTTTCCCGAGAGCTCTAGCAACCGCAGCAGTAGCAGCGGAAAGACGCACATCTACCTGCATGCTACCTGGAGGACGGGCTCCTCATTTCTCGGAGAGCTCTTCAACCAACACCCGGACGTGTTCTATTTGTACGAACCCATGTGGCACATGTGGCAGGCACTGTATCCAGGGGATGCGGAGAGCCTGCAAGGAGCGCTGCGCGACATGATGAGCTCGCTGTTCCGCTGCGACTTCTCCGTCTTGCGTCTCTACTCCTCGAACAAGAACCTCACCGCCTCCGGATTATTCGGATGGAAGAATAACAAGGTAATCTGCTCGGAGCCCCTGTGCAGTGCGTACCAGCGGGACACCATCGGTCTCATTGACGGGACGCTCTGCGAGAGATGCAAAGGGACGGAGTTACAGCGGCTGGAACAAGAGTGCAAAAAGTACCCGGTGGTGGTGATCAAGGACGTTCGCGTCTTGGACCTGGGGGTGCTGGCGCCCCTCATGAGAGACCCTGAATTGAACTTGCAGGTCATCCAGATATTCCGTGACCCGCGGGCAGTGCACAACTCCCGACTAAAGTCCAAGCAAGCCCTAGTCCGCGAGAGCATCCAGGTGCTTAGGAGCAGGAAGCGCGCAGACAAGCGCTTGTTGGTGCCCAGTCGTTCGCAGCGTGCCGAAAGTTACGTCTCTAGTGCCATGGAGGTGATCTGCGACAGCTGGCTTGGCGACATCCTGCTGGTCCGGAGCGCGCCCGACTGGGTGCGGAAGAATTACTTGAGTTTACGTTACGAAGATATGGTCCTCCATCCCGTAAGGGAGTTGCACCGTCTGTACCACTTCTCTGGCCTCCGGAACGTGCCGGCCATGGAGGACTTTGTTCTGAATATGACGCGGGGTGTAGGCTACTCGTCGGAAAAGCCCTTCATGATTTCTTCCCGAGACGCCAGAGAGGCAATTTACGCGTGGAGGGAGAGGCTGAGCACTGAGCAGGTCAGCCAGGTCGAGGCTTACTGTCACGAAGTGATGCGCCTTCTAGCCTACCAACAGATGAATGGTGACAAGACGTAA